Proteins found in one Candidatus Aegiribacteria sp. genomic segment:
- a CDS encoding DNRLRE domain-containing protein has protein sequence MFKKTILTVFVMVMLAGIATADTATLNPSDDADVWQYIPDTNRGTEQGFQVGCCGAGYWRNSLIKFDLSSYSGATVNSATLRLWVYSSFGDFPTDNIYIARNDADWDELTVTWNNSPSLAGIALITAPSAYDWWEIDVTGWVQDFVEGSFPNYGFQILQNDTDYAGFSMRTKEGTIDPELVLDYTLVSLQSTTFGRIKTLFD, from the coding sequence ATGTTTAAGAAAACGATTTTGACAGTTTTCGTTATGGTCATGTTAGCTGGCATTGCAACTGCTGACACGGCAACACTTAACCCATCTGATGACGCCGATGTATGGCAATACATACCCGATACTAATAGAGGCACTGAACAAGGTTTCCAGGTTGGCTGTTGTGGAGCCGGGTATTGGAGGAATTCTCTTATCAAATTTGACCTGTCATCCTATTCCGGGGCGACTGTCAACAGCGCTACTCTACGTTTATGGGTTTATAGTTCGTTTGGTGATTTCCCGACAGATAACATCTATATTGCCCGGAATGACGCTGACTGGGACGAATTGACCGTAACCTGGAATAACAGCCCTAGTCTTGCTGGGATTGCCCTCATAACCGCACCGTCAGCCTATGACTGGTGGGAAATTGACGTAACGGGTTGGGTTCAGGATTTTGTGGAAGGATCCTTTCCTAACTACGGCTTTCAAATACTGCAGAATGATACAGACTATGCAGGATTTTCTATGAGAACGAAGGAGGGTACGATCGATCCGGAGCTGGTATTGGATTATACACTAGTTTCTCTTCAGTCCACAACTTTTGGCAGGATAAAAACCCTATTTGATTAG